Proteins from a genomic interval of Providencia stuartii:
- a CDS encoding efflux RND transporter periplasmic adaptor subunit, giving the protein MNKKTIVTLCSLLIAAGGGAAIYTSYAQDEKDEQAAYQYPPVKVALAPVTQDNAPRTFYGVGELEAGSQVFVAAETSGRITKINFESGQQVKKAQLLVQLNDAVEQADLARYQAQLRNASRLYDRTRTLAAKHLVAEAQVDSTRAERDIAQGLIRQTQALIAQKAIRAPFDGTIGIRQVHEGQYLSPGEAIASLVDTQTLKLNFSLDEQAAPELHVGQIVDINVDAYPGKTFPARISAIDPLVGKSRTIQLQATLENSAGELKAGMYANVNVIRQAESAVLTIPETAVTYTAYGDTVFIAEGSGENMTAKQVSVKIGQRWDGKIEIEQGLKAGDKVITSGQLRLNNGSAITPVAQDTLTESPVKTAQDS; this is encoded by the coding sequence ATGAATAAAAAAACAATTGTTACACTGTGTTCTTTACTTATTGCAGCTGGCGGTGGAGCCGCGATTTACACGTCTTATGCTCAAGATGAAAAAGACGAACAAGCGGCTTATCAATATCCACCTGTGAAGGTCGCTTTAGCACCAGTGACTCAAGATAATGCTCCACGTACTTTTTATGGTGTTGGTGAGTTAGAGGCCGGTAGCCAAGTGTTTGTTGCCGCTGAAACCAGTGGCCGCATCACAAAAATTAATTTTGAATCAGGCCAGCAGGTTAAAAAAGCCCAGCTCCTAGTACAGCTGAATGATGCCGTCGAGCAAGCCGACTTGGCTCGCTATCAAGCTCAGTTGCGTAATGCGTCAAGGCTGTATGATAGAACTCGTACACTGGCAGCCAAACATTTAGTGGCAGAAGCGCAAGTGGACAGTACACGAGCAGAGCGCGATATAGCGCAAGGGCTAATCCGCCAAACACAAGCTTTAATCGCGCAAAAGGCTATTCGTGCTCCATTTGATGGCACTATCGGTATTCGTCAGGTACATGAAGGACAATACCTGAGTCCGGGTGAAGCGATAGCTAGCCTGGTTGATACTCAAACATTGAAACTCAACTTTTCTCTTGATGAACAAGCTGCGCCTGAATTGCATGTCGGCCAAATTGTCGATATCAATGTTGATGCTTATCCCGGCAAAACCTTCCCTGCTCGTATCAGCGCTATTGATCCGTTAGTCGGTAAGTCACGCACCATCCAACTCCAAGCCACGCTAGAAAATAGTGCTGGTGAGTTAAAGGCCGGTATGTACGCTAACGTCAATGTGATACGTCAAGCAGAGTCTGCTGTACTGACTATTCCTGAAACCGCAGTCACTTATACCGCGTACGGTGACACCGTTTTCATTGCTGAAGGTAGTGGTGAAAATATGACGGCAAAACAAGTCTCGGTGAAAATAGGCCAACGTTGGGATGGCAAAATTGAAATTGAGCAAGGTTTAAAAGCGGGCGACAAGGTGATCACTTCAGGGCAACTTCGCCTCAATAATGGTTCTGCCATTACCCCTGTAGCACAAGACACACTAACAGAATCACCCGTTAAGACAGCTCAAGATTCATAA
- a CDS encoding aromatic amino acid transport family protein, with product MKTTDKPVNKWTYKDFTWVLSLFGTAVGAGVLFLPIKAGAGGFWPLVILALIATPMIWLAHKGLARFVLSAKNPDADITDTVEEHFGKVGANVITFAYFFAIYPIVLIYGVGITNTVDSFLVNQIGMEPIPRWLLSGVLIGAMTAGVLFGRDLMLRVTSMMVYPLVFILLALSLYLIPEWNTSMLEVAPDWSAMPAVVWMAIPLIVFSFNHSPIISQFTKDQRQQFGDQAVIKTDMITGGAAMMLTGFVMFFVFSVVLSLNPAELEIAKKENISVLSHIANINPSPILSYLGPIVAFAAIVSSYFGHFLGAHEGLVGLIKSRSSFSVRKIETASMLFIVLTTWIVTIRNPSILGMIETMGAPMIAAILFILPVVAMRIVPAMKKFSTSALAQAFTLICGLASITSVIYGAFQ from the coding sequence ATGAAGACGACAGACAAACCAGTTAATAAATGGACCTATAAAGATTTTACGTGGGTTTTATCCTTATTCGGTACAGCGGTTGGTGCAGGGGTGTTATTTTTACCTATTAAAGCCGGTGCTGGGGGTTTTTGGCCATTAGTGATTCTTGCATTAATTGCGACCCCAATGATTTGGTTGGCCCACAAAGGATTAGCCCGTTTTGTTTTATCGGCAAAAAATCCAGATGCTGATATTACGGATACCGTGGAAGAGCATTTCGGTAAAGTAGGGGCAAACGTCATCACATTTGCTTACTTCTTCGCTATTTATCCTATCGTATTGATTTATGGCGTTGGGATTACTAATACCGTTGATTCATTCTTAGTAAACCAAATTGGCATGGAGCCTATTCCTCGTTGGCTACTGTCTGGCGTATTGATTGGTGCAATGACTGCCGGTGTGTTATTTGGTCGTGATTTAATGCTACGCGTGACTTCCATGATGGTTTATCCGCTGGTTTTCATTCTATTAGCGCTTTCTTTGTATTTAATTCCAGAATGGAACACTTCAATGCTTGAAGTGGCACCTGATTGGAGTGCAATGCCAGCAGTGGTATGGATGGCGATTCCTCTGATTGTATTCTCGTTTAACCATAGCCCAATCATCAGCCAGTTCACCAAAGATCAACGTCAACAATTTGGTGACCAAGCCGTTATTAAAACGGATATGATTACAGGTGGCGCTGCGATGATGTTAACTGGATTCGTGATGTTCTTTGTCTTTTCGGTGGTGTTATCGTTAAATCCTGCGGAGCTAGAAATCGCGAAAAAAGAGAACATTAGCGTGTTGTCGCATATTGCTAACATTAACCCATCACCAATCCTATCTTACTTAGGCCCAATTGTTGCTTTTGCGGCTATTGTATCCAGTTATTTTGGACACTTCTTAGGGGCTCATGAAGGTTTAGTTGGATTGATTAAATCTCGTTCATCTTTCTCTGTGAGAAAAATTGAAACGGCTTCTATGTTGTTCATTGTCTTAACAACATGGATCGTCACAATTAGAAACCCAAGCATTTTAGGTATGATTGAAACGATGGGGGCCCCAATGATTGCGGCTATCCTGTTTATTCTACCTGTGGTTGCGATGCGTATTGTGCCAGCGATGAAAAAATTCAGCACATCAGCTCTTGCACAAGCGTTCACTTTAATTTGTGGTTTAGCTTCAATCACATCAGTTATCTATGGTGCGTTTCAATAA
- the arnT gene encoding lipid IV(A) 4-amino-4-deoxy-L-arabinosyltransferase — MMMANNKIAYLKWCLLFGFVLLTYFIPLNGRLLWQPDELRYAEISRELILSYNWSVPELLDIRYFEKPIFGYWVNAFFQMLFGENNVSVRLGVVFSTLTSALFVYLSAKMAWKKNDLAFNATLIYLSMLMVLAIGTYNVLDPILTAFITMAIFFYQWGLTTKSFSHKLIAFILLGVAGGLGLMTKGFLVLVIPGLVIVLSSLYYQQFKEVFCFAFVSLCSLFLVCLPWAIVIAGREPDYWHYFFWVEHVQRFMSEDAQNRSPFWFYIPILIAAVLPWLGYFLAALVNGFRQKGLHIYFLMWFLVPFLFFSITKGKLLTYILPCLAPVAVLMAAYIDRIRQQNRVGTIRLNAVINISIGLILAVALFVLPYFPQVSPYSLDEDNKRLLAAGAFLFWGLAGVISYHRRYWAWAAACTLALSLSVGHVIPDKVASNNTPQKLIEKYRPQLANKTYLLTNNVGLGTALAWVLKRSDITMLHQNGELNYGLKYPDAANRFYRLDQLPTLLEQHNYQDIAVLVEASQDDILAALPGKPIIVYEGNLVFVFYNGRNGLIE, encoded by the coding sequence ATGATGATGGCAAATAATAAGATTGCCTACCTTAAATGGTGCCTGCTATTTGGGTTTGTATTACTGACGTACTTTATTCCGCTTAATGGTCGGCTTCTTTGGCAACCCGATGAGTTACGTTATGCTGAAATTAGCCGTGAATTGATTCTTAGTTATAACTGGAGTGTGCCTGAGCTTCTTGATATTCGTTATTTTGAAAAGCCAATTTTTGGTTACTGGGTGAATGCATTTTTTCAAATGCTGTTTGGCGAAAATAATGTTTCCGTTCGCCTCGGTGTGGTGTTTAGCACCTTAACCAGTGCCCTGTTTGTCTACCTCAGTGCAAAGATGGCATGGAAAAAAAATGACCTTGCGTTTAATGCCACTTTGATTTATCTCTCCATGTTAATGGTGCTCGCCATTGGAACCTATAATGTCCTCGACCCTATTTTGACGGCATTTATCACGATGGCTATCTTCTTTTATCAATGGGGCCTAACAACTAAAAGCTTCTCGCATAAGTTGATCGCATTTATTTTACTCGGTGTGGCGGGTGGCCTTGGATTGATGACAAAAGGCTTTTTGGTTTTGGTTATACCGGGGTTAGTGATTGTTTTAAGTTCGCTTTACTATCAGCAATTTAAAGAAGTTTTTTGTTTTGCTTTTGTCTCTTTGTGTAGCTTGTTCCTGGTTTGTCTGCCTTGGGCGATTGTGATTGCGGGTCGTGAGCCAGATTATTGGCATTATTTCTTTTGGGTTGAGCATGTACAGCGTTTTATGTCGGAAGATGCGCAAAACCGTTCACCTTTCTGGTTCTATATACCTATCTTGATAGCAGCGGTATTGCCTTGGCTCGGTTATTTTTTAGCCGCGTTAGTGAATGGTTTTCGTCAAAAGGGCCTACACATTTATTTCCTGATGTGGTTCTTGGTACCTTTCCTATTTTTTAGTATTACTAAAGGTAAGTTATTGACCTATATACTTCCTTGTTTGGCTCCCGTTGCCGTCTTAATGGCCGCTTATATCGATAGAATTAGACAACAAAATCGCGTTGGGACGATTCGCCTTAATGCCGTGATTAATATCAGTATTGGCCTGATTCTTGCGGTTGCCTTGTTTGTATTACCTTATTTCCCACAAGTGAGTCCCTATTCACTCGATGAGGATAACAAAAGGTTACTGGCTGCTGGTGCATTCCTCTTTTGGGGGCTTGCTGGTGTTATCTCATATCATCGTCGATATTGGGCTTGGGCGGCCGCTTGTACTCTTGCGTTGAGTTTGAGTGTAGGCCATGTGATCCCTGATAAGGTTGCCAGTAACAATACCCCTCAAAAATTGATCGAAAAATACCGTCCACAGTTAGCCAATAAAACGTATTTGCTGACAAATAATGTAGGGTTAGGAACTGCATTGGCTTGGGTATTAAAGCGTAGTGATATTACGATGTTACACCAAAATGGTGAGCTGAATTATGGATTAAAATATCCGGATGCAGCGAATCGATTCTATCGCTTAGATCAACTGCCGACGTTATTAGAACAACATAATTATCAAGATATTGCTGTACTCGTCGAGGCTTCGCAAGATGATATATTAGCCGCTTTGCCGGGGAAACCAATAATTGTCTATGAAGGCAATCTCGTCTTTGTTTTTTATAATGGACGCAACGGATTGATAGAATAG
- a CDS encoding bifunctional O-acetylhomoserine aminocarboxypropyltransferase/cysteine synthase, whose protein sequence is MKLETLSIHAGYSPDPTTKAVAVPIYQTTSYAFDDTQHGADLFDLKVAGNIYTRIMNPTNDVLEQRVAALEGGIAGLAVASGMAAITYAIQTIAQAGDNIVSVAKLYGGTYNLMAHALPRFGIETRFAEHDDLAALEALIDDKTKAVFCESITNPAGFVVDIAALAEVAHRHGVPLIVDNTVATPYLCRPIEHGADIVVHSLTKYIGGHGTSIGGMVVDSGKFPWLEHAQRFSLLVEPDIAYHGVSYTEHFGAAAFIARCRVAPLRGTGAALSPFNAFLILQGLETLALRMERHTENALKVAQYLENHPQVAWVKYAGLASHPEHALAKKYMQGKPAGIMSFGIKGGQDAGARFIDALKLIVRLVNIGDAKSLACHPASTTHRQLNDAELAKAGVSRDMIRLSIGIEHIDDILADLEQALKAAQ, encoded by the coding sequence ATGAAATTAGAAACATTGTCGATTCACGCAGGCTACTCTCCTGATCCCACCACAAAAGCGGTTGCTGTTCCGATTTATCAAACGACCTCTTACGCTTTTGATGATACTCAGCATGGTGCAGATTTATTTGACTTAAAAGTCGCTGGCAATATTTACACTCGTATTATGAACCCGACGAATGATGTACTAGAACAGCGGGTGGCGGCATTAGAAGGTGGGATTGCTGGGCTTGCTGTTGCATCAGGAATGGCGGCTATCACTTATGCAATTCAAACTATCGCACAAGCGGGAGATAATATTGTTTCTGTTGCCAAACTTTATGGTGGCACATATAACTTAATGGCGCATGCGTTGCCACGTTTCGGGATTGAAACACGTTTTGCTGAGCATGATGATTTAGCCGCATTAGAAGCGCTGATAGATGATAAAACTAAGGCAGTATTTTGTGAATCCATCACGAATCCAGCGGGATTTGTGGTCGATATTGCAGCATTAGCTGAAGTGGCTCATCGCCACGGCGTACCGTTAATCGTTGATAATACGGTGGCCACACCTTATTTATGCCGTCCCATTGAGCACGGTGCTGATATCGTCGTGCACTCATTGACCAAATATATTGGAGGGCATGGAACCTCTATCGGCGGCATGGTTGTTGATTCGGGTAAATTTCCTTGGTTAGAACATGCGCAGCGTTTCTCGCTATTGGTGGAGCCTGATATTGCATACCATGGCGTCAGCTATACGGAACACTTTGGTGCAGCTGCTTTTATTGCTCGTTGTCGTGTCGCGCCTTTACGCGGAACGGGGGCGGCACTTTCTCCATTTAATGCATTTTTGATTCTACAAGGCTTGGAAACGCTGGCTTTAAGAATGGAACGCCACACAGAGAATGCACTAAAAGTGGCTCAATATTTAGAAAACCACCCTCAAGTGGCTTGGGTCAAATATGCGGGATTAGCAAGTCATCCTGAGCATGCATTAGCGAAAAAATACATGCAAGGTAAACCCGCGGGTATCATGTCATTTGGCATTAAAGGTGGGCAAGACGCTGGGGCTCGCTTTATTGATGCATTAAAATTAATTGTGAGACTCGTGAATATTGGTGATGCTAAGTCATTAGCTTGCCACCCCGCTTCAACAACCCATCGCCAGCTTAACGATGCGGAATTAGCCAAAGCAGGGGTTTCGCGCGATATGATCCGCCTCTCTATTGGTATTGAACATATTGATGATATCTTGGCAGATCTTGAGCAAGCATTGAAAGCAGCTCAATAA
- a CDS encoding DoxX family protein gives MPSVIAKILESNTLWIIARLLMSVLFISSGLAKVFDYENSLAEMRAAGLHPDWFFNIASAAVMLVGSLLLLFNRLLWLGTGALAVFLFLTIVVVHTFWSYTGEEAKIAMFWAIEHTSVIGGLMAVAIAGHFRELYFAVKAQK, from the coding sequence ATGCCATCGGTAATTGCCAAAATTTTAGAAAGCAACACATTATGGATTATCGCTCGTTTGCTGATGTCAGTTCTGTTCATTTCATCTGGCCTAGCAAAGGTTTTTGACTATGAAAATAGCCTAGCAGAAATGCGCGCAGCAGGGTTACATCCAGATTGGTTTTTCAATATCGCCTCTGCTGCGGTCATGCTAGTCGGCTCACTATTATTACTCTTTAACCGACTACTATGGCTGGGCACCGGTGCTTTAGCCGTATTTTTATTCTTGACTATTGTCGTTGTTCATACCTTTTGGAGTTATACCGGTGAAGAAGCGAAAATCGCCATGTTTTGGGCTATTGAGCACACTTCGGTTATCGGAGGATTAATGGCAGTCGCTATCGCGGGTCATTTCCGTGAGCTTTATTTCGCTGTTAAGGCACAGAAATAG
- a CDS encoding MexW/MexI family multidrug efflux RND transporter permease subunit codes for MKFTDVFVRRPVLALVVSALIVLIGLFALSKLPIRQYPQLKSSTITITTQYPGASANLMQGFVTQPIAQAVSSVEGVDYLSSSSVQGSSLVTVRMELNRDSTQALAQVMAKVNQVRYKLPKEAYDPVIELSSGESTAVAYIGFSSTTLSIPALTDYLSRVVEPMYSSIEGVAKVQVFGGQQLAMRLWLDADKLAGRGLSAAYVAQAVRQNNYQAAPGKVKGEYVISNVYVNTDLTNVSEFQDLVIRNDGNGLVRLRDVGTIELGASATETSGLMNGEPAIYLGLFATPTGNPLVIVDGMNKLMPDIIKTLPPNVKVEMAFETSRFIKASIDQVFNTLVEALLIVIAVIYLCLGSIRSVIIPILAIPLSMLGAAALMMAFGFSINLLTLLAMVLAIGLVVDDAIVVVENVHRHIEEGKSPVLAALIGAREVAGPVIAMTITLAAVYAPIGLMSGLTGALFKEFALTLAGSVIVSGIVALTLSPVMSSFMLNSKQNEGRMAHAAEKFFTFLANYYTKGLNFSLKHRWITGIIAVFVFISLPLLYQSAPRELAPVEDQSAVLTAIKSPQHANLEYVERFSRKLHDVMMELPETESTWIINGTDGISSSFGGTNLSSWEERERPASAIQADLQGMVGDVEGNSIFVFQLPALPGSTGGLPIQMVLRSPQGYPVLYKTMEEIKQQARESGLFMVVDSDLDYNNPVVEVKINRSKANSLGISMQDIGESLTLLVGENYINRFGMDGRSYDVIPQSVRSQRLTPDALARHYVKAQDGTMIPLSTVVDINTQIEPNKLTQFNQQNAAIFQAIPAPGVTLGQAVSYLENIANELPAGFSHDWQSDSRQYKQEGNTLAFAFMAALIIIYLVLAAQYESLVDPLIILITVPLSICGALIPLAFGYATLNIYTQIGLVTLIGLISKHGILMVEFANELQAHEGLDKRQAILKAAQIRLRPILMTTAAMVIGLVPLLFATGAGANSRFGLGLVIVTGMLVGTLFTLFVLPTIYSLLARNHSSTALTPRRYELAEANRLLKEDEEKAQ; via the coding sequence ATGAAATTTACTGATGTTTTTGTGCGCCGACCTGTTTTGGCGCTGGTGGTGAGTGCTTTAATTGTCTTAATAGGGTTATTTGCATTAAGCAAACTCCCTATTCGCCAATACCCTCAATTAAAAAGTTCCACTATCACTATCACCACACAATATCCAGGTGCATCCGCTAACTTGATGCAGGGCTTTGTGACTCAACCTATTGCCCAAGCTGTTTCTTCAGTTGAAGGTGTCGATTATTTATCTTCTTCTTCTGTGCAAGGGAGTAGCTTAGTCACGGTGAGAATGGAACTTAATCGAGATTCAACTCAAGCACTCGCGCAAGTGATGGCCAAGGTGAATCAAGTGCGTTACAAGCTGCCCAAAGAAGCTTATGACCCAGTGATTGAGCTTTCTTCCGGTGAGTCTACCGCGGTTGCTTATATCGGATTTTCCAGTACCACCCTTTCCATTCCTGCTCTGACGGATTATTTGTCACGAGTTGTTGAGCCTATGTACTCTTCTATTGAAGGGGTTGCCAAAGTTCAAGTATTCGGTGGGCAACAATTAGCTATGCGCTTATGGTTAGATGCCGACAAACTGGCTGGCCGAGGACTGTCTGCCGCATATGTCGCTCAAGCTGTCAGACAAAATAACTATCAAGCTGCTCCCGGTAAAGTGAAAGGCGAATATGTCATTTCAAACGTCTATGTTAATACTGATCTCACCAATGTCTCTGAGTTCCAAGACTTAGTTATTCGCAATGACGGCAATGGACTGGTACGTTTACGTGATGTTGGCACGATAGAACTGGGTGCATCCGCCACTGAAACTAGCGGTTTAATGAATGGTGAGCCTGCAATTTATTTAGGTTTATTTGCAACGCCGACCGGAAACCCTCTGGTGATTGTTGATGGCATGAACAAGTTAATGCCTGATATCATAAAAACATTGCCGCCTAACGTGAAAGTGGAGATGGCCTTTGAAACATCCCGCTTTATCAAAGCCTCAATTGATCAGGTATTCAATACACTCGTCGAAGCGTTATTGATTGTTATTGCTGTTATTTATTTATGTTTAGGTTCCATCCGTAGCGTTATTATTCCTATATTAGCCATTCCACTGTCAATGTTAGGTGCGGCTGCACTTATGATGGCTTTTGGCTTTAGTATCAACTTATTAACACTACTTGCAATGGTCTTGGCCATCGGGTTAGTTGTTGATGATGCCATTGTTGTTGTCGAAAACGTTCACCGTCATATTGAGGAAGGTAAATCACCGGTACTGGCAGCATTAATTGGCGCTCGTGAAGTCGCAGGTCCTGTCATTGCGATGACCATTACTTTGGCAGCAGTTTATGCCCCAATTGGTTTAATGTCAGGTTTGACTGGCGCGTTATTCAAAGAATTTGCGTTAACTCTCGCAGGCTCTGTCATTGTTTCAGGTATCGTGGCATTAACATTATCCCCTGTAATGAGTTCATTTATGTTGAACTCAAAACAAAATGAAGGCCGTATGGCTCATGCTGCGGAAAAGTTTTTTACCTTCTTAGCAAATTACTACACGAAAGGCCTTAACTTCTCGTTAAAACACCGCTGGATCACCGGTATTATCGCAGTGTTCGTATTTATTAGCTTACCACTGTTATACCAATCCGCACCCCGCGAGCTAGCGCCTGTTGAAGACCAATCGGCCGTGTTAACAGCAATTAAATCACCACAACATGCTAACTTAGAATATGTTGAGCGTTTTTCTCGCAAACTTCATGATGTGATGATGGAATTACCTGAAACCGAAAGTACATGGATCATTAATGGTACTGACGGTATATCTTCCAGCTTCGGTGGTACCAATCTAAGTTCATGGGAAGAGCGTGAGCGCCCAGCATCCGCCATTCAGGCCGATTTACAAGGCATGGTTGGTGATGTTGAAGGTAATAGCATCTTTGTATTCCAATTACCTGCCCTCCCCGGCTCTACTGGCGGCCTACCAATACAAATGGTTCTCAGAAGCCCTCAAGGCTACCCTGTCTTATATAAAACGATGGAGGAGATCAAGCAACAGGCTCGTGAAAGTGGGCTATTTATGGTGGTAGATAGTGACCTTGATTACAACAACCCAGTGGTTGAAGTCAAAATTAACCGCTCAAAAGCCAATAGCCTTGGCATCAGTATGCAGGATATCGGAGAATCACTCACACTCTTAGTCGGTGAGAACTACATAAACCGCTTCGGTATGGATGGACGTTCTTACGATGTTATTCCACAAAGTGTTCGTAGCCAACGCTTAACACCAGATGCGCTTGCTCGTCACTATGTCAAAGCACAAGATGGCACCATGATCCCACTGTCAACCGTGGTCGACATCAATACACAAATTGAGCCAAATAAGTTAACGCAGTTTAATCAGCAAAATGCGGCAATATTCCAAGCGATTCCCGCTCCTGGTGTCACATTAGGACAGGCTGTTTCTTATTTAGAAAACATTGCCAATGAGCTGCCTGCTGGTTTTAGCCATGACTGGCAATCTGATTCGCGCCAATATAAACAAGAAGGTAACACCCTCGCCTTTGCATTTATGGCGGCGCTCATCATCATTTACCTTGTTCTTGCGGCACAGTACGAAAGTTTAGTCGACCCATTGATTATTTTGATCACGGTACCACTCTCCATTTGTGGGGCACTCATTCCTCTCGCATTCGGATACGCGACCCTCAATATCTATACGCAAATCGGATTGGTGACATTAATCGGGCTTATCAGTAAACACGGGATCTTGATGGTCGAGTTTGCGAATGAATTGCAGGCGCACGAAGGATTGGATAAACGCCAAGCAATTTTAAAAGCTGCACAAATTCGTTTACGTCCTATTTTAATGACCACCGCGGCAATGGTCATTGGTTTAGTTCCTTTGCTCTTTGCAACAGGAGCCGGTGCGAACAGCCGTTTTGGATTAGGCCTTGTGATCGTAACGGGTATGTTAGTCGGTACTCTATTCACATTGTTTGTTCTTCCCACCATTTACTCGCTACTTGCACGTAACCACAGTTCAACTGCATTAACCCCAAGACGTTACGAGCTAGCCGAAGCGAATCGCCTACTGAAAGAAGATGAGGAGAAAGCGCAATGA
- a CDS encoding Ig-like domain-containing protein: MNEKSNSNVIFLITSSNTASADGVSYNEIICVFSFGDMPINGAQVSFHTSHQNAKFSNDQRSITAHTDSEGKCRVLLASTEESVLVFALVNYNNQNYSTSTTSVFSDHNNTDNELFSYVLKNNAQADGKDTNYIVYKLLVNGQPKENEYITFDKLPATSSANIAPAFGVTDSYGQLLITITDTKAESVFITAHAVTENIYAEPQFISFIPEVPASTIEGDITITGPRSLLGHFGLLGEDFVFEPGRYYSFHLSNRADIRVASCPNGTLFNGLNNRCALLNDDPVLLDDFNIEGRPFYCSRGGSIMKEYFYSTTNIRETHHFIFKDLGTSLS; the protein is encoded by the coding sequence ATGAATGAAAAATCAAATTCTAACGTTATATTTTTAATCACTAGCTCTAATACCGCATCAGCGGATGGTGTCAGTTATAATGAGATTATCTGTGTCTTCTCTTTTGGTGATATGCCAATTAATGGCGCTCAAGTGAGTTTTCATACCAGTCATCAAAATGCCAAGTTTTCAAATGACCAACGTAGTATAACGGCACACACAGATTCAGAAGGAAAATGTCGTGTTTTATTAGCGAGTACAGAAGAGTCTGTATTAGTATTTGCCCTAGTTAATTATAATAATCAAAATTACTCAACGTCGACAACGAGTGTATTTTCTGATCATAATAATACTGATAATGAATTGTTCTCTTACGTTCTGAAAAATAATGCCCAAGCTGACGGAAAAGATACTAACTATATCGTCTATAAGTTACTTGTTAATGGTCAGCCAAAAGAAAATGAATATATTACATTTGATAAATTACCAGCAACCAGTTCAGCTAACATTGCGCCTGCTTTCGGCGTAACGGATTCTTATGGACAATTGCTCATTACTATTACGGATACCAAAGCAGAAAGTGTGTTTATTACCGCTCATGCGGTTACAGAAAATATCTATGCAGAACCGCAATTTATTAGCTTTATTCCAGAAGTGCCTGCCAGTACGATTGAAGGTGATATTACCATTACAGGTCCTAGAAGTCTTCTCGGTCACTTTGGCCTTTTAGGTGAAGATTTTGTTTTTGAGCCTGGTCGCTATTACTCTTTTCATCTGAGTAATAGAGCCGATATCAGGGTAGCTAGCTGCCCTAATGGAACTTTATTTAATGGGCTGAATAATAGATGTGCCTTACTTAACGATGACCCCGTGCTATTAGATGATTTTAATATTGAAGGTAGACCTTTCTATTGCTCGAGAGGGGGTTCAATAATGAAAGAATATTTCTACTCTACTACTAACATAAGAGAAACCCACCACTTTATCTTTAAAGATTTAGGCACTTCTCTTTCGTAA
- the soxR gene encoding redox-sensitive transcriptional activator SoxR: protein MTEKDTKTTKRRAKGEHKIDFTRALTVGEVAKRSGVPVSTVHFYESKGLIQSTRTQGNQRRFPSVVLRYIAIIKVAQSTGIPLKEIQDALGKFPANSKLTSEQWKEMSTEWKTSLDRRIRQLTRLRNELDHCIGCGCLSLSECPLRNPDDVLGRKGPGARILERP from the coding sequence ATGACGGAGAAAGACACGAAAACGACAAAAAGGCGTGCTAAGGGTGAACATAAGATCGATTTTACAAGGGCATTAACGGTTGGAGAGGTGGCAAAACGTTCTGGTGTACCTGTATCGACTGTCCACTTTTATGAGTCAAAAGGGTTGATTCAAAGTACGAGAACACAAGGCAATCAGCGACGCTTTCCTTCTGTGGTATTACGCTATATCGCAATTATTAAAGTGGCTCAGAGCACTGGTATTCCATTAAAAGAGATTCAAGACGCATTGGGAAAATTTCCAGCGAATAGCAAACTCACTTCAGAGCAGTGGAAGGAGATGTCAACTGAATGGAAAACGTCGTTAGATAGGAGGATCCGACAGCTCACGCGTTTACGTAATGAACTAGACCACTGCATTGGTTGCGGCTGTTTATCGCTGAGTGAATGTCCACTGCGCAACCCTGATGATGTGTTAGGGCGTAAAGGACCAGGTGCTCGAATTCTAGAACGACCGTAA